The following are encoded together in the Robertmurraya sp. FSL R5-0851 genome:
- a CDS encoding alpha/beta hydrolase family protein, translating to MYSLDIVNMERFPSPHPYVELSIVTYYSEGYKVKGMLAEPKGEEALDGFLYLRGGIKGVGKVRPSRLVQFACEGFIVFAPFYRGNQGGEGNEDFGGDDREDAFAGYRILKQHSRVKRVHVFGFSRGGVMALLTAIKFPDTASLVTWGGVSDMNLTYIEREDLRRMMKRVIGGTPTKYPERYKFRTPLYEIERLHCPTLIIHGSKDQNVSVDHARRLEERLKDRGHPVESWYFEELTHYFPPNINRKVVTDLTQWMKKQS from the coding sequence ATGTATTCTTTAGATATTGTGAATATGGAGCGGTTTCCTTCACCACATCCTTATGTGGAATTATCAATAGTCACGTATTATTCTGAGGGATATAAGGTGAAAGGGATGTTAGCGGAACCTAAAGGAGAGGAAGCGTTAGATGGATTTTTATATTTAAGAGGAGGAATTAAAGGTGTAGGAAAGGTTAGACCTTCAAGATTGGTGCAATTTGCTTGTGAAGGGTTTATTGTGTTTGCGCCGTTTTACCGGGGAAATCAAGGAGGAGAAGGAAATGAAGATTTCGGTGGAGATGATCGAGAAGATGCATTTGCAGGGTATCGAATCCTAAAGCAACATTCAAGAGTGAAACGGGTACATGTATTTGGATTTTCTAGAGGTGGAGTGATGGCATTACTAACAGCCATCAAGTTTCCAGATACGGCCTCTCTCGTCACCTGGGGTGGTGTAAGTGATATGAATCTTACATATATAGAAAGAGAAGATTTAAGAAGGATGATGAAGAGAGTCATTGGTGGTACACCGACGAAATATCCAGAAAGATATAAATTTCGGACTCCATTGTATGAGATTGAACGATTACACTGTCCCACTTTAATCATCCATGGATCAAAGGATCAAAATGTAAGTGTGGATCATGCCAGACGATTGGAAGAGAGGTTAAAGGATAGGGGTCATCCAGTGGAGAGCTGGTATTTTGAGGAGTTGACACATTATTTTCCTCCAAATATTAACCGAAAAGTCGTTACAGACTTAACTCAATGGATGAAAAAACAGTCATAA
- a CDS encoding C39 family peptidase, with the protein MITLIILIGILIFILFIFSRFIKRSASLKTSFSIIGVVLLGFFTLAQTPHIAEAVGRMKTWVQAPLHSTNTFIDDQVDLTIIPLEQTVLLDAPVINQLPELPRGCEVTSLAMLLQYANISVDKMTLAEEIKKDTTAYKVSDGKVYYGHPNDGFVGSMYTKELPGLGVYHQPIKELAEKYLPGQIKDLTGSPFSDLKIHLSDKRPVWVITNTSYKKLSSKEFVTWHTPSGVIEITFKEHSVLLTGFDKDYVYFNDPLTGEKNKKAPIMDFEESWVQMGSQAITYLPH; encoded by the coding sequence ATGATTACACTAATCATATTAATAGGAATTTTAATTTTCATACTATTTATATTTTCACGTTTCATAAAGAGAAGCGCTTCTCTTAAAACTTCTTTTTCTATAATTGGAGTGGTTTTACTAGGGTTCTTCACCTTAGCACAAACACCACATATTGCGGAGGCTGTAGGTCGAATGAAAACCTGGGTACAAGCCCCTCTACATTCGACGAACACTTTTATCGATGATCAAGTCGACCTTACGATTATTCCGCTAGAGCAAACCGTTCTCTTAGATGCACCAGTCATCAACCAACTTCCTGAACTTCCACGGGGCTGTGAAGTTACAAGTTTAGCCATGCTATTACAATACGCAAATATTTCAGTAGATAAGATGACGCTTGCTGAAGAAATCAAAAAAGACACTACAGCCTACAAGGTCTCCGATGGAAAAGTTTACTACGGCCATCCTAATGACGGATTTGTCGGGAGCATGTATACAAAAGAATTACCTGGTTTAGGTGTGTACCATCAACCCATTAAAGAACTGGCTGAAAAATATTTACCCGGACAAATTAAAGATTTAACCGGTTCACCTTTTAGTGATTTAAAAATACACCTTTCTGACAAACGTCCGGTCTGGGTGATCACCAATACCTCTTATAAAAAACTGTCATCCAAAGAATTTGTGACCTGGCATACTCCAAGTGGGGTAATTGAGATTACCTTCAAGGAACACTCAGTTTTATTAACAGGCTTTGATAAGGATTATGTTTACTTTAACGATCCATTGACAGGAGAAAAAAATAAAAAAGCACCCATAATGGATTTTGAAGAATCCTGGGTGCAAATGGGGAGTCAGGCAATTACCTACCTCCCTCACTAA
- a CDS encoding alpha/beta hydrolase translates to MWKWEAEGTARAVIVIVHGAMEHHRRYGWLIEQWRNSGFHVVMGDLPGHGLTTRSRRGHIDSFEEYVNEVEKWIDASYQFDLPVFLIGHSMGGLITLRLLQKERLNVAGVILSSPCLGLVNKPSPILHAATFILNKVFPALRVSSGITFDMVTRNEDVRELDLKDTLYVKKVSVRWYRELEEAMKNAFAMIKRTQDTPLLVVQSGDDRIVDKEKVRTWFNSVPLSEKRFKEWPKCYHEVFNEPEREEVFLYVKDFVEGQLKGLGYIV, encoded by the coding sequence ATGTGGAAATGGGAAGCAGAAGGGACTGCTAGAGCAGTTATTGTGATCGTTCATGGGGCGATGGAGCATCATAGAAGGTACGGTTGGCTCATAGAGCAGTGGAGAAATTCGGGCTTTCATGTCGTCATGGGTGATCTGCCAGGTCATGGATTAACGACTAGATCTAGAAGAGGGCATATCGATTCTTTCGAAGAATACGTGAATGAAGTGGAAAAGTGGATTGATGCATCGTATCAATTTGATTTGCCTGTCTTCTTAATTGGTCACAGCATGGGTGGACTGATTACACTAAGGCTTCTGCAAAAAGAGCGATTAAATGTAGCTGGCGTCATTCTTTCCTCTCCTTGCTTAGGTTTAGTAAACAAGCCTTCTCCAATCTTACATGCAGCAACCTTTATTTTAAATAAAGTGTTCCCAGCCTTACGAGTATCTTCAGGAATTACTTTTGACATGGTGACGAGAAATGAAGATGTAAGAGAGTTGGATCTTAAAGACACTTTATATGTGAAAAAGGTATCCGTGCGCTGGTATCGTGAGCTAGAAGAAGCGATGAAGAATGCATTCGCAATGATTAAAAGAACTCAGGACACTCCATTATTAGTCGTTCAAAGTGGGGATGACAGGATCGTAGATAAAGAGAAGGTAAGAACTTGGTTTAACTCCGTCCCATTATCGGAAAAACGTTTCAAGGAATGGCCTAAATGCTATCATGAAGTGTTTAATGAACCAGAACGGGAAGAAGTATTTTTATATGTAAAAGATTTCGTAGAAGGTCAGTTAAAGGGACTAGGATATATTGTGTGA
- the pckA gene encoding phosphoenolpyruvate carboxykinase (ATP), with amino-acid sequence MNSVRISNQLSELLASGHVHVQLSVPQLVEKVLTRNEGVLTSTGAVRATTGKYTGRSPKDKFIVEEASTKDKIDWGAVNQPISPEVFERLYNKVLGYLKDRDELFVFKGFAGADKKHRLPIQVINEFAWHNLFAHQLFIRPTAEELLTHEEQFTVISAPNFKADPMIDGTKSETFIIVSFERKTVLIGGTEYAGEMKKSIFSIMNYLLPENNILPMHCSANVGVEGDVALFFGLSGTGKTTLSADANRRLIGDDEHGWSANGVFNIEGGCYAKCINLSREKEPQIFDAIHFGSVLENVVLNKETRVADYDDGTLTENTRAAYPIQSISNIVDPSVAGHPNTIIFLTADAFGVLPPIAKLSKEQAMYHFLSGYTSKLAGTEQGITSPQATFSTCFGSPFLPLEATRYAEMLGTKIDEHNAKVYLVNTGWTGGEYGVGSRMKLSYTRSMVQAALEGELNHVETCKDPIFGLEIPLHVPGVPDDVLQPNRTWADQESYQMKANELATKFKDNFKKFANVSAQIVDKGGPLV; translated from the coding sequence ATGAACTCTGTCCGTATTTCTAACCAATTAAGTGAATTGTTAGCCTCTGGTCATGTGCATGTGCAACTATCTGTACCACAATTAGTTGAAAAGGTTCTTACTAGAAACGAAGGAGTCTTAACTTCGACAGGAGCTGTTCGAGCAACAACAGGAAAGTATACTGGTCGGTCTCCTAAAGACAAATTCATCGTTGAAGAAGCTTCAACAAAGGACAAGATTGACTGGGGAGCAGTTAACCAACCAATCTCTCCAGAAGTATTCGAACGTTTATATAATAAAGTACTAGGTTACTTGAAAGATAGAGATGAGCTGTTTGTTTTCAAAGGGTTTGCTGGTGCAGATAAGAAGCATCGCCTACCCATACAAGTGATAAATGAGTTCGCATGGCATAATCTATTTGCCCACCAGTTATTCATTAGACCAACAGCAGAAGAGCTTTTGACTCATGAAGAACAATTCACAGTCATCTCCGCTCCAAACTTTAAAGCTGACCCTATGATTGATGGAACGAAATCAGAGACTTTTATCATTGTCTCTTTTGAAAGAAAGACCGTATTAATCGGCGGCACAGAATATGCAGGAGAGATGAAGAAGTCCATTTTCTCCATCATGAACTACTTACTGCCTGAAAATAATATTCTCCCAATGCACTGCTCAGCAAATGTCGGCGTTGAAGGCGATGTTGCTTTATTCTTCGGCTTATCAGGAACAGGGAAAACGACCTTATCAGCTGATGCAAATCGACGCCTAATCGGAGATGATGAACACGGCTGGTCAGCTAATGGTGTTTTTAATATCGAAGGAGGCTGCTACGCAAAGTGCATTAACCTTTCAAGAGAAAAAGAGCCTCAAATCTTTGACGCCATTCATTTCGGATCTGTATTAGAGAACGTCGTGCTGAATAAGGAAACACGAGTCGCTGATTATGATGATGGAACATTAACTGAGAATACGCGTGCTGCTTACCCGATCCAATCGATTAGTAATATCGTGGATCCAAGTGTCGCAGGACATCCAAATACAATCATATTCCTTACAGCTGATGCTTTCGGGGTACTACCTCCAATTGCAAAGCTTTCTAAGGAACAAGCAATGTACCATTTCTTAAGCGGTTACACATCAAAACTTGCTGGAACGGAACAAGGAATTACTTCACCACAAGCAACATTCTCCACTTGCTTCGGCTCTCCTTTCCTACCATTAGAAGCAACTCGCTATGCTGAAATGCTAGGAACGAAGATTGACGAGCATAATGCGAAGGTTTATCTAGTGAATACAGGCTGGACTGGTGGTGAGTATGGTGTAGGAAGTAGAATGAAGCTATCATACACACGCTCAATGGTACAGGCAGCTCTTGAAGGGGAACTAAATCATGTAGAAACATGCAAAGACCCTATTTTTGGATTGGAAATCCCTCTACATGTTCCTGGTGTACCAGATGATGTTCTTCAGCCAAACCGAACATGGGCTGACCAAGAGTCATACCAGATGAAGGCGAACGAACTAGCCACTAAGTTCAAAGATAACTTCAAAAAATTCGCAAATGTTTCAGCACAGATTGTCGATAAAGGCGGTCCTTTAGTATAA
- a CDS encoding tetraprenyl-beta-curcumene synthase family protein translates to MSVPTMPISLMTEVYRKVLPAVHRELRGWKARAEEIPNPELRKQALASIEHKTFHCEGGGILSLMGMDRYEEAIRFIVAYQTISDYLDNLCDRSTSLDPIDFATLHESMEHALTVGKEQKNYYEHREDQDDGGYLHDLVATCQEVLAGVDKYEMIREHLLELCHYYCDLQIHKHVQQDERIPRLKNWFGKHRSKIPEMEWYEFSACSGSTLGIFCLVSFAMSKGFTHHHADSIREGYFPYVQGLHILLDYFIDQEEDLDGGDLNFCFYYKDEKALFERLNHFVNEADRHIENLPYKRFHQLINRGLLGIYLSDDKVRNQKGVRKLSRTMIWNSGPIGLFFYINGRLYRSVQKWNIFRARTQ, encoded by the coding sequence ATGAGTGTTCCAACAATGCCCATCAGCTTAATGACAGAAGTGTATAGAAAGGTTCTACCTGCTGTTCATAGAGAACTGAGGGGTTGGAAGGCACGAGCGGAAGAAATTCCGAATCCAGAGCTCAGGAAGCAAGCACTAGCTAGCATTGAACACAAAACGTTTCATTGTGAAGGCGGTGGAATTCTTTCTTTAATGGGAATGGATCGCTATGAAGAAGCGATTCGTTTTATCGTTGCTTATCAGACGATTAGTGATTATTTAGACAATTTATGTGACCGGAGTACTTCTCTTGATCCGATCGATTTTGCGACATTGCATGAATCAATGGAACATGCTCTTACCGTCGGGAAGGAGCAGAAAAATTATTATGAGCATCGAGAAGACCAAGATGATGGAGGATATTTACATGACCTCGTGGCAACCTGTCAGGAGGTGCTTGCAGGGGTAGATAAATACGAAATGATTCGAGAACACTTGCTTGAGTTATGCCATTATTATTGTGATCTACAAATCCATAAGCATGTTCAACAAGACGAACGAATTCCCCGACTTAAAAATTGGTTTGGTAAGCATAGAAGCAAAATCCCTGAAATGGAATGGTATGAATTTTCTGCTTGCTCGGGTTCTACATTAGGAATCTTCTGCCTTGTATCATTTGCGATGAGCAAAGGATTTACTCATCATCATGCGGATTCCATTCGTGAAGGTTATTTCCCTTATGTGCAAGGATTACATATTCTTCTGGATTACTTTATTGACCAGGAAGAGGATTTAGATGGTGGAGATCTTAATTTCTGCTTTTATTATAAAGATGAAAAAGCGCTGTTCGAACGACTCAATCATTTTGTAAATGAAGCGGATCGACACATTGAAAATCTCCCATATAAAAGGTTTCATCAGTTGATTAACCGTGGTTTATTAGGTATTTATTTATCAGATGATAAAGTACGTAATCAAAAAGGAGTAAGAAAGCTTTCACGAACAATGATATGGAATTCAGGTCCAATCGGGTTATTTTTTTATATCAATGGTCGGCTGTATCGCTCCGTGCAAAAATGGAATATTTTCCGAGCTCGTACACAGTAA
- a CDS encoding tRNA (mnm(5)s(2)U34)-methyltransferase has translation MKLERILPFARNLLEKAFLPDTIAVDATLGNGHDIYFLAKLASGTGHVYGFDIQEQAIQATKERLTEENLSNRVTLIHRGHEELKNSIPESAKGQITAAIFNLGYLPGGDKSIVTKPETTISAIEQLLDLLAVEGIIVLVIYHGHDEGAIERDELLQYVKGLDQLKAHVLRYQFENQKNNAPFIIAIEKRS, from the coding sequence ATGAAGCTAGAAAGAATTTTACCCTTTGCTAGAAACTTACTTGAAAAAGCATTTCTCCCGGATACCATTGCAGTTGATGCCACTCTAGGAAATGGGCATGATATTTATTTTTTAGCAAAGCTCGCAAGCGGCACAGGACATGTGTATGGTTTTGATATTCAAGAACAAGCAATTCAAGCGACAAAAGAACGCCTGACCGAGGAAAACCTTTCAAATCGTGTCACCCTTATTCATCGTGGACATGAAGAATTGAAAAACTCTATTCCGGAATCAGCAAAAGGCCAGATAACAGCAGCAATTTTCAACTTAGGCTATCTTCCTGGTGGGGACAAGAGCATTGTGACAAAACCAGAAACTACGATCTCTGCCATTGAACAGCTTTTGGACCTTTTAGCTGTCGAGGGGATCATTGTCCTTGTTATTTATCATGGGCATGATGAAGGAGCGATAGAACGGGATGAACTTTTGCAATATGTGAAAGGGTTGGACCAGCTAAAAGCGCATGTCCTTCGTTATCAGTTTGAAAATCAGAAAAACAATGCCCCCTTTATCATTGCTATTGAAAAACGCTCATAA
- a CDS encoding gamma carbonic anhydrase, whose translation MIYPYYDKTPRIAKSAYLAEYSTVTGDVVIGEHTSIWFGTVIRGDVAPTIIGDRVNIQDNSILHQSPNNPLIIEDEVTIGHQVILHSCIIRKKALVGMGSIILDQAEIGEGAFIGAGSLVPQGKKIPPNTLAFGRPAKVIRELTEEDIKDRDRIMNQYVEKGQYYKSIQK comes from the coding sequence ATGATTTATCCTTATTACGATAAAACCCCGAGAATTGCCAAAAGTGCGTACCTTGCCGAATATTCGACTGTAACGGGAGATGTTGTCATTGGTGAACATACAAGCATATGGTTCGGCACGGTTATCCGCGGAGATGTTGCCCCAACTATTATAGGGGACCGCGTGAACATTCAGGATAACTCTATTTTACACCAAAGTCCAAATAATCCGCTCATAATTGAAGACGAAGTCACGATCGGTCACCAAGTGATTTTGCATAGCTGCATCATCCGAAAGAAAGCTTTAGTTGGAATGGGTTCTATTATACTAGATCAGGCAGAAATTGGCGAAGGTGCATTCATTGGAGCCGGAAGTTTAGTTCCTCAAGGAAAGAAAATTCCACCGAACACGCTAGCATTCGGCCGCCCAGCCAAGGTCATTCGCGAGTTGACCGAGGAAGATATTAAGGATCGTGACCGAATCATGAACCAGTACGTAGAAAAAGGGCAATACTATAAATCGATACAAAAATAA
- the asnB gene encoding asparagine synthase (glutamine-hydrolyzing) translates to MCGFIGCVHDKSQVFSDGQKQQFENMNNVITHRGPDDDGYFYDSHVQFGFRRLSIIDIESGHQPLHFENERYWIIFNGEIYNYVELREELLAEGITFATSSDTEVIIALYSHLKEKAVEKLRGMFAFVIWDKVEKTLYGARDPFGIKPFFYFDDGEKTFFASEKKSILLALQNDVLNYDSLQYYLTYQFVPEPYTMSEGISKLEPGHYFTKKMGSEMEIKRYWKAHFHPVRKSESDFVKEIKDVLFDSVKIHMRSDVPVGSFLSGGIDSSIIASIAKEFHPAIKTFSVGFDHNGFSEIDVAKETADKLGVENISYIITPEEYMNEVPKIMWHMDDPLADPACVPLYFVAREARKHVTVVLSGEGADELFGGYNIYREPQSLDVFNKIPQVGKAFLRLLAKMMPEGMRGKSFLERGLTPLEERYIGNAKMFSELEKSDLLNTYNKGLDFTNITKPLYKESEGYDPVDRMQYIDIHTWMRGDILLKADKMTMAHSLELRVPFLDKAVFEVASKIPTSLKTANGTTKYVLRKAAEGIVPEHVLNRKKLGFPVPIRHWLKAEMNEWAKTIIRESDTDYLLNKTYVLQLLEDHCQGKADNSRKIWTVLMFMVWHQVYVEKKYSFEKEYLAEKVLQS, encoded by the coding sequence ATGTGTGGTTTTATTGGATGTGTTCATGACAAATCGCAAGTGTTTAGTGATGGACAAAAACAACAATTTGAAAATATGAATAATGTGATTACGCATCGCGGACCTGATGATGATGGATATTTCTACGATTCTCATGTTCAATTTGGGTTTCGTCGTTTAAGTATTATTGATATAGAAAGTGGGCATCAACCCCTTCATTTTGAAAACGAAAGATACTGGATTATTTTTAACGGTGAAATCTATAACTATGTTGAATTAAGAGAAGAGCTTTTGGCAGAAGGAATCACCTTTGCAACAAGCTCTGATACAGAAGTAATTATTGCTTTGTATAGCCATCTGAAGGAAAAAGCTGTTGAGAAGCTTCGTGGAATGTTTGCTTTTGTTATTTGGGATAAGGTTGAGAAGACGCTTTATGGAGCACGTGATCCATTCGGAATTAAGCCTTTCTTCTATTTTGATGACGGCGAAAAGACATTCTTTGCATCGGAGAAAAAGAGTATTTTACTTGCTCTACAAAATGATGTATTGAACTATGATTCTTTACAGTATTACTTAACGTATCAGTTTGTTCCCGAGCCTTATACGATGTCAGAAGGTATTTCAAAATTAGAACCAGGACACTACTTTACAAAGAAAATGGGATCTGAAATGGAAATCAAGCGATATTGGAAGGCTCATTTCCACCCAGTTAGAAAGTCAGAGAGTGATTTTGTAAAGGAAATAAAAGATGTTCTTTTTGATTCTGTCAAAATTCATATGAGAAGTGATGTGCCAGTTGGTTCTTTCCTTTCCGGTGGAATTGACTCTTCGATCATTGCTTCCATTGCAAAAGAATTCCATCCGGCGATTAAGACATTTTCTGTAGGTTTTGATCATAATGGGTTTAGTGAAATTGACGTTGCTAAGGAAACGGCTGATAAGCTGGGAGTAGAAAATATTAGCTATATCATTACTCCAGAAGAGTATATGAATGAAGTGCCGAAGATTATGTGGCATATGGACGATCCACTTGCTGACCCTGCATGTGTTCCCTTATATTTTGTCGCACGTGAAGCTCGTAAGCACGTGACAGTGGTTCTATCTGGAGAAGGTGCAGATGAGCTATTTGGTGGCTACAATATTTATAGAGAGCCTCAGAGTCTAGATGTGTTTAATAAAATTCCACAGGTTGGAAAAGCGTTTTTACGTTTGCTAGCGAAAATGATGCCAGAAGGTATGCGTGGGAAAAGCTTTCTTGAACGTGGTTTGACTCCTTTAGAAGAACGCTATATCGGAAATGCAAAGATGTTTAGTGAGTTGGAAAAGAGTGACCTTTTAAACACGTATAACAAAGGTTTAGATTTCACTAATATCACAAAGCCTCTATATAAAGAAAGTGAAGGCTACGATCCAGTTGACCGTATGCAGTATATTGATATTCACACATGGATGCGTGGAGATATTTTATTAAAGGCTGACAAAATGACCATGGCTCATTCGTTAGAGCTTCGTGTCCCATTTTTAGATAAAGCCGTTTTTGAGGTTGCTTCTAAAATTCCAACAAGTTTAAAAACAGCGAACGGAACAACAAAGTATGTTCTTAGAAAAGCAGCAGAAGGAATTGTTCCAGAACATGTTCTTAATCGTAAAAAGCTGGGCTTTCCTGTTCCTATTCGTCACTGGTTAAAGGCTGAGATGAACGAGTGGGCGAAGACGATTATTAGAGAAAGTGATACAGATTATTTATTAAATAAGACGTATGTGCTTCAATTGCTTGAGGATCACTGTCAAGGAAAAGCCGATAATAGCAGAAAGATTTGGACGGTGCTCATGTTTATGGTATGGCATCAAGTGTATGTAGAAAAAAAGTACTCCTTCGAGAAGGAATACTTAGCGGAAAAAGTATTACAAAGCTAA
- a CDS encoding ABC transporter substrate-binding protein — MKKSFKIFFSMVLVVILIIPIAACSKEEVQKVRIGEVTRSIFYAPEYVAIEKGFFEEEGLDVELTTTSGGDKTMTALLSNSIDVALVGSETSIYVYAQEANDPVINFAQLTQTDGTFLVSREKIDDFSWDMLKESTFLGQRKGGMPQMVGEYVLKQHDIDPHNDLNLIQNIDFANISSAFASGTGDFVQLFEPTASVFEQEGRGHIVASFGTESGMVPYTTFMSKESYMTENKETVEKFARAIYKAQKWVAENSAKDIAEAISPYFEDTDLSLIETVVDRYKSQGSYATNPVLDEEEWENLQNIMDEAGELPKRVDHSVLVNTEIAEEVMK; from the coding sequence ATGAAAAAGTCATTTAAGATTTTCTTTTCCATGGTCCTAGTCGTTATTCTTATTATACCCATTGCTGCCTGCAGCAAGGAAGAAGTCCAGAAAGTACGAATTGGGGAAGTGACCCGTTCCATTTTCTATGCACCTGAATATGTTGCCATTGAAAAAGGTTTTTTTGAAGAAGAAGGCTTGGATGTTGAGCTAACCACTACCTCAGGTGGAGACAAGACAATGACTGCTCTGCTATCCAATAGTATTGATGTTGCTCTCGTTGGCTCTGAAACGTCTATTTACGTTTATGCTCAAGAAGCAAATGACCCTGTCATTAACTTTGCGCAACTTACACAAACAGATGGTACTTTCCTTGTATCTCGTGAAAAAATTGATGATTTTTCATGGGATATGCTGAAAGAATCGACCTTTTTAGGTCAAAGAAAAGGCGGTATGCCACAAATGGTTGGGGAATACGTTCTGAAACAGCATGATATCGATCCCCATAACGACCTGAACCTGATCCAAAATATTGATTTTGCCAATATTTCAAGTGCCTTTGCTTCTGGAACTGGAGACTTCGTCCAGCTCTTCGAACCAACCGCGAGCGTGTTTGAACAGGAAGGAAGAGGTCATATTGTCGCTTCGTTTGGAACAGAGTCAGGTATGGTACCTTATACAACCTTTATGTCAAAAGAAAGCTATATGACGGAAAACAAAGAAACCGTTGAAAAATTCGCAAGAGCTATTTATAAAGCTCAAAAATGGGTAGCAGAGAATTCTGCAAAGGATATCGCTGAAGCCATTTCTCCTTACTTCGAGGATACCGACTTAAGCTTAATCGAGACGGTAGTTGACCGATACAAGAGCCAGGGATCTTATGCAACTAATCCAGTGCTTGATGAAGAAGAATGGGAAAACCTTCAAAATATTATGGATGAAGCTGGCGAGTTACCAAAAAGAGTGGATCACAGTGTGCTTGTAAATACCGAAATTGCCGAAGAGGTAATGAAATAA
- the metK gene encoding methionine adenosyltransferase, translating into MSKKRRLFTSESVTEGHPDKISDQISDSILDAILAKDANARVAAETSVTTGLVLVAGEITTSTYVDIPKIVRETIKEIGYTRAKYGFDSETCAVLTSIDEQSADIAMGVDQALEAREGSMSDEEIDAIGAGDQGLMFGFACNETKELMPLPISLAHKLARRLTEVRKDDILPYLRPDGKTQVTVEYDENNKPVRIDTIVISTQHHPEVTLEQIQRNLKEYVINPVVPEELIDENTKYFINPTGRFVIGGPQGDAGLTGRKIIVDTYGGYARHGGGAFSGKDPTKVDRSAAYAARYVAKNLVAAGLADKVEVQLAYAIGVAHPVSISIDTFGTSEVSEEVLIEVVRNNFDLRPAGIIKMLDLRRPIYKQTAAYGHFGRTDVDLPWERTDKADTLRKEALER; encoded by the coding sequence ATGTCAAAAAAACGTCGTTTATTTACATCCGAGTCAGTTACAGAAGGTCATCCGGATAAGATCAGTGACCAAATTTCAGACTCAATTTTAGATGCTATTTTAGCAAAAGACGCAAATGCTCGTGTTGCTGCTGAAACGTCAGTAACTACAGGGTTAGTATTAGTTGCTGGGGAAATTACAACCTCTACATACGTAGATATTCCAAAGATTGTTCGCGAAACAATTAAGGAAATTGGGTACACTCGTGCAAAATATGGTTTCGATTCTGAAACATGTGCGGTTTTAACTTCTATTGATGAGCAATCAGCTGATATTGCAATGGGTGTTGACCAAGCACTAGAAGCACGTGAAGGATCCATGTCTGATGAAGAAATTGATGCAATTGGAGCAGGAGACCAAGGATTAATGTTTGGTTTTGCTTGTAATGAAACAAAAGAGCTTATGCCTCTTCCAATTTCTTTAGCACATAAACTAGCTCGAAGATTAACTGAAGTTCGTAAGGATGATATTCTTCCTTACCTTCGTCCTGATGGAAAAACTCAAGTTACAGTTGAGTACGATGAAAATAATAAACCAGTTCGTATTGATACCATTGTTATTTCAACACAGCATCATCCTGAAGTAACATTGGAGCAAATTCAACGAAATCTTAAAGAGTATGTTATTAATCCTGTTGTACCAGAAGAGTTAATTGATGAAAATACAAAGTATTTCATTAACCCAACTGGTCGTTTCGTTATCGGTGGACCACAAGGTGATGCTGGGTTAACAGGACGTAAGATTATTGTTGATACGTACGGTGGTTATGCTCGTCACGGTGGCGGTGCATTCTCTGGTAAGGATCCTACAAAAGTTGACCGTTCAGCTGCTTATGCTGCTCGTTATGTAGCAAAGAATCTTGTTGCTGCAGGTCTAGCCGATAAAGTGGAAGTACAGCTTGCCTACGCAATCGGTGTTGCACATCCAGTATCTATCTCTATTGATACTTTTGGAACCAGCGAAGTAAGTGAAGAAGTTCTTATTGAAGTAGTTCGTAATAACTTCGATCTTCGTCCAGCTGGAATCATTAAAATGCTTGATTTAAGACGTCCTATCTATAAGCAAACTGCTGCTTATGGTCACTTTGGCCGTACAGATGTAGATCTTCCATGGGAGCGTACAGATAAAGCTGACACGCTTCGTAAGGAAGCACTTGAAAGATAA
- a CDS encoding DUF2584 domain-containing protein: MGMPLELNTMIVTKGREKRVEENLFTLTKEGYRLYPIDIPLEVRRTIEGEVSGMAKIKKVILEGEQTTIEYQLISLHSSN; this comes from the coding sequence ATGGGTATGCCATTAGAGCTTAATACAATGATTGTTACTAAGGGTAGAGAAAAGCGAGTGGAGGAAAACTTGTTTACACTAACCAAAGAAGGATACCGCTTATATCCAATAGACATTCCTCTTGAGGTAAGAAGAACGATTGAAGGGGAAGTTAGTGGAATGGCAAAAATTAAAAAAGTCATTTTAGAAGGTGAACAAACGACGATTGAGTATCAATTGATCTCTTTACATTCATCTAATTAA